The Lonchura striata isolate bLonStr1 chromosome 16, bLonStr1.mat, whole genome shotgun sequence genome contains the following window.
CTGGCTCAGCTGGAGAGAGCCTGGTGGATGCTGGGAAGCACCAGGAGCCTCCTCTCACTCTCTCCACAACttgctcccagtgctgggaaGCACCCATACAGCTCTTTGGTCAGCGTGCCCCTGGGTCGGGCCAGCTACAAGGAGCAGTACCTCTTCATCTACAGGTAGGGCTCTGCCAGTCGTCAcctgctgccctccccagcagcccccaAAGGGGATGGGTACttctgggggtcctggctgtggcaggagcagtgctgggggctgcccTGCTCTCCTCCCTCAGGTCAGACATAGTCTCCGTGCTGGGAAGTTACTACTACGATGATGGTTGCGAATCCTGCGGGAGCGACACCTTCAGCAGGGAGCCCTTCATTGTGAAGTTCTCCTCACCCACCACACGTGAGCAGAGCCAATGTTGGGGGATGCCCAGACCTGGCACAGGGTCCCCTCCacgcagggctgagcccagagcTGTGCCTCCTGAGCACAGAGGGGGTTGCAACCCTCCACCAGGGTCCCACCCATGGATGCCCAGGGGTCCTATGTCCCTGCCCAGCATGGCCAGCAACGCCTGCTGTTTCCCAGGATGTGCCATCTCCTACCAATCACCTGTCATCTCCCACCATGAGTTCTCTCCAGTTGTGTGCCATCTCACATCTCCAGCTGCTTCCCATCCTGTCCTACATCCCATTATTTGCTACCTCCCATCTTGTGCTGTATCCCACTGTCTGCTTCCTCTGGCTGGGTGCCATCTCCCGTCATGTACCACCTCCTATCACCTGTCATCCCCCATCCTTTCAATCTCCCATCATGTCCCATTTCCCACTTTGTTCCACTGCTGACCCTGTGCTATCACCTCCACCTCCTGAGAACCTCCTCAGGGCACACACACCATCCCACCTCCTGCCCAAAACCATCCTGGCTTGCAAATGCTAATGGGAAACAAGCAGCAAAGCCCAAACAGTGCACAAAAGCATGAAGCTCCCCAGTGGAACTTCCAGTCTGAGGGACAGGCAGAGCACCAAACTCAACACATCCTTTCCCTTCAACTGCTTTTCCTGGCCAGTAGCTGGGGTTTGCCCTGGGGTGGATTCCTGGGGTTCCCATTCCTGGCTCAGGGGCTGCACCCCAGGGGCTGATGGTCAGCTGTCCAGCAGAGGTACAGGAGTTTGTGTTGGTGCCTCTGCATTCCGAGCCCagccatgcagcacaggagatCGATGCGCTCTACAATGTCTACACCGATGTCATCAACAAGTGGGGGACTAACGTAAGCAGCGTTGGGGAACTTGGCTCctccccagggcagccaggtGGGATGAACATGTCCCATGGGAGGCCTCCTGTACCCATCAGAGCAGGTGCCACCCCAGCAGTCTccaggcagggagctgctggatggCTCTCCTGCCACTCCTGAGGGCTTATCCCTGCACACCGGGTCACCTCAGGGGGGTTTGTAGATTAAGAAATCTCTCTTAAGATTTCAGGGAGGCCCTTGCTGCCCTGTAAGGTGTGTGGGCAGGGACTCAGtgctctgccctgcaggacatGATCTTCCTGGGGGACTTCAACGCTGACTGCTCCTACGTGACCAGCTCCCAGTGGCCGTCCATCCGCCTGCGCTCCCTCCACGCCTGCGAGTGGCTCATCCCCGACAGCGCCGACACCACCGTGGCCGACACCGACTGTGCCTATGACCGGTGGGTGCcgcggccagggctggcacgggGGGCTGGCATGGGGAGGACTGACGGGCACTAACACCCCCGTGATGCCTCGGCAGCATCGTCGCCTGCGGCACCGCGCTGCGCCAAGGCACTGAGCCTGGCTCTGCCGCCGTCAACAACTTCCAGCAGAAATTCCACCTCCAGATGAAGGATGTGAGTGAGGGGCTGGGTGGGGCATGAGCCCACTAGCATTGGGATTTCCCCACCATAGCTCCTGGGAGCATGGGAGGGCTCTCTGTTCCCAAGGGGGCACCTAAGGGCAGCCTGAGCCCAGCTGTTGTACCAAATCAACCCTCCAGATTGAGCATTTTGGGGTATGGTCTAAATTTTGAGGATTGGAGTGGAGTGTTGGGGTCCCAGTCAGCCATGACAGTGGCAGTGGGTCCAGATGAGCTCAGGGTTTATGAGTTGACTGTGGTCAGGTTGACTCTGCTCTCCCTCAAATGCAGGCTTTGGCTGTCAGCGACCATTTCCCAGTGGAGGTGACCCTGAAAGCCCACTGAGCCTGTCCCCATACAGTGGCTACCAGGACACCTCAGCACACACCTGCATCCCTCATGGGAGCCCACATGCCACTGGTGCCAGCCAAGCTGCCCACTGTCTCTGCAAGGAGTCCTTGGGCCCTTGTGGAAgtgttttgctttctgcttCCATTAAAAATGAGCCTTTTCCTGCCTCTGCAACTCTGGGGAGGTCCCTTCAGTATCCCCAGCAGCCGCTGGCTCCTCAGCCCCTTGCcagagagccccagggctggggacctCCTGCCATCAAGAGACCTGGATGCATGGGGTAGTGAGCACTGCTTCCCTCTCAGCTGATGATGGCGAAATCCAGGActctgggaaggggctggggggctccaGGCTTTCCAGGGTGCAGGACGCTCTTCTGCCAGCTCACAGGGCCACATCCTGACAGAGCCTGCCTGGCTGCGGGGCTGCTGACAGGGTGCTGACAAGGTGCAGGGAGGATGTGAGTCAGTTCCCAGGGGGCTTGGTGCTTCCCAGGGGGTTTCGGTGCCGACACAACACCGAGGGACTCGGAACTCATCCCGAGACTGGGTGTGAGGATACAAAACCTGGCAGTGCACATGAGAGCCTGGCAAGTCCTGGCACGAACAGCCACCAGAGCCAGCTGCTCCGTTGTCATCCTGGGGTGATGTCACGGGTCATGGTGATGCCATGAACTGGCATTAGGGAATGCCAGAATGCCAGCCTTCCTGGGGCTACTTTGGGTCACCAATGGGGCTGTTCTGGGGGATACTATGGCTGCTGCAGGGGTTCGCAGCCATCCCCTCTTGCCGTGGCTGGTGGTGCTCACCTGTCTGACCCAGACACTGGccatttccttctcttccctctaATTACACTGCCTGAATCACCCAATTAAAGCCAGCGCCCTTCACCTCCTGCCTGGCCACCATGCCCACTCTGTGGTCCAGGTGCTACCCCAGATGGCAGCCCCCCAAGTCCCACATACCCATCCAGTCCCACAGGGATGCCCAGCATTTCCATGTCTCCCTGTCTGTCCTTTGCTGTGTCAGCACAGGGATGGCTGGGCTGGCCCCACCCTGTCGCCCTGTGGGATTTTTGGTTTCCCAATGTGGGAAGGAGCTCAAAGTTATGTCAAAACCCCCACGGGGGTGTCCGACTCATCCTGCTTTGCCGGCACCTCCGCTGGGAATAAAGCCGCCCATCCTGCTGCCGGCAGGGCAGAGGTGCTGCACATTCAGTGAGGTAAGGATGGGTTTGGGCTCAGCTCCTTCGACTGCCAACcaggtgggactgggatgaactgggataaATTGGGATGAGGAGTCACCCCTTGCCCCAGCAGTGGGGGCTGTGGTGAAGTTTAAGGATGTGGAACAACCTGGGGTGCCTGGAATGCTGGCAGTGGTGGATGGGGCTTGTGGGCAGAGAAGACATCCTGGTGGGGGAGTGGAGCTGGGTGATCCCTGGAGCTGGAAGAGGCAGACTCATAGCAGTGAGACAGGATTTATCTTCTGGGACTGGTGAGCTGGCAGACTGCCCAcaccagctctgcagcctgctCTGGGCAATGCCCACCATGACACACTGTCACACACCAGGACTTTGGAAGGATCTACATGTTTCTTCCTCTACTCCAAATCCAAAATAGTGCTCCGAGttcatctcccatccctgcaccTCTGTGACCCAGCATCGATCCTGGAAGAATGGGGACTGTGACACTGGGATTgtccctgctggctgtggctctcCTGTGCCCAGCCACTGCCATGCTGCGCATCGGTGCCTTCAACATCCAGGCCTTCGGTGACACCAAGATGTCCAACAAGGAAGTGGCAGAGATCATCATCAACGTGAGTGCAGCCAGTGCACCATGGggatgggctgtgtgctgggacAGACCCCaacagggctcctgtgccagagACGTGGGGATGTGGCTGAGGATAGGATGGCAtcacagtgctggggacagcctgggtgGATGTGGCGGGTGTCAGGCACAACCCACAGTCCCTCTGAGCCCTCCCTGGGGACATCTGCCCTGGCCCCAAGAGACATGCAAGTCCCCATGGTGCTGAAGCTGGAACTATGtccctggctgggagatgggtGGGAGACTCACCCTGAGCTGTCCCCGTTGGCCTCGCAGGTCCTGCGCCGCTACGACGTGGTGCTGGTGCAGGAGGTGCGCGACTCCGACCTCAGCGCCGTCACCGAGCTCATGGAGCAGCTCAACAGGTAcaagaggggctgggatggggataAAGCACCAGCAGGGAAAGCCAGGCTGCCTGAGCAGTAAGAGGCAAAACAAAGCTGTCCATCCATCAACAGAGTTTATTTTTGGAAAGAAGAATAGGAGAAACGTGCTGGGGCAAGGAGGAGGCACTGGAAACAATACTGGGAATAACCCAGCAAAGGGAATGGAGATACAAGTGATACAAATATCTTTTGAAAGCTGTAAGCTCACCAGAGCATGCAGGAACTACAGCTCTGGCAAGCTCtgttcccaaaatccaacaggacaggacagagggggaggaagggacaGGCAGACCTTGCACCCCAAGACCCTGTGAATGGCATGGGGACCCCAGGATGGGCCCAGCAGTGGATGGTGCTTTGAAGGGGGTGGTTCTGGCACCCTAGGAGGAAAAGGGGCTGCTGAGGTGGGCTaaaactggacacagcaggGTAGCAGCCCCTCCACCAACTGGGTGCTGACCCAGTTTTGGGAGAGGGCACGGCTCGGGACCATGCGGAAGCTGCTGCAGTGTTGAAAGGCAGCTGGTGCTCCTGAGCAGGTGTGCCCAGCCCATGTCCTCGCCCCTTCCGCGTCCCCTCCAGCAAGGCCATaaagcagccagggcagggagggtgaCGCTGGGTGCTTCAAAGCCCCAGGCTGCTCACTGACCTAATTTAGTTCTGCTGCAAATGAAGGTGAGGAATGTCCCTGAAGAGAAAGCGTGGCAGGAGCCACCCCATGTCACACTGTGCCCAAGGAGCCACCAGGGAGAGGCACTGGGGGCTTCAGAGCTGCTATGCCTCATGTCACCCCACAACCAGGGCACAGTGACCCACAGGGACTCTGGAGCAGGACCAGCTGGTGCAAACTCTGGGGCCACCCAGCTCCTGGACATGCCAAAGCAAATCCAGACGGTCCCAGCCATGTCACTGTCCTGCCTTTGTGTCTCTGCAGCGCATCCACATCCCCATATGACTACAAGATCAGTGGCCCCCTGGGACGGGAGAACTACAAGGAGATGTACCTGTTTATCTACAGGTAatggggctggcagtgctgctccctgtgccatggcactGCAGGGCCACCAGCACCATGAAGGGGACACAGGGGCTGTGCCAAGTCCCCGGGTCACCATCCTTTTGTTGCCACAGGACAGATGTGGTGTCTGTGGTGGACACCTACCAATATGAGGACCCCCAGGATGTCTTCAGCCGGGAGCCATTCATCCTGAGAGTCTCAGCACCCAGCACCAGTAAGTGGGGGAACAAGTATGGGTTGTGGCATGGGGTGGCCGTGGGGCTGACATCCCTCTCCCCTGGCAGAGGTGAAGGAGTTTGTGCTGGTGCCCCTGCACTCGGCCCCACATGATGCTGTCGCCGAGATTGATGCGCTCTACGACGTCTACCTGGCCATCATCAACAAGTGGGGGACTGATGTGAGTGTCACCAGCTCTGGGGGGGACACAGAGGTTGGGCACACACTGGGGCCGTGCTTCAAGGTGAGCACAGCTGGTGCAGGAGTGGTGGGGTGAGaaccctgctcctgccctgtgaCAGGGTGGTCCCTGCCACCGCCGTGGGACAGCTGGTGGCGGGAACAGCTCACACCCACATCTCCCATCTCCCCTGCAGAACCTGATGTTCCTGGGGGACTTCAATGCTGACTGCTCCTACGTCCAGCCGGGCGACTGGTCATCCATCCGCCTGCGCACCAGCGACATCTTCAAGTGGCTGATCCCCGACAGCGCCGACACCACGGTGGGCAAGTCTGACTGTGCCTATGACAGGTCAGCGCTGCCACCACGGCAcccctgtccccttccctggCACCCTGGTGgccccctgcctgccctgcactgccagcaggggcagggctggcacccacCATCCACCATCTCCCCTGCAGGATCGTGGTATGTGGCAACAAGCTGAAGAGAAGCATCCTGTCCAACTCAGCTGGTATCTACAATTTCCAGCGTGCTTTGCAGCTGGACCAGGAGGAGGTGAGCCACTTTTGGGGGTCTAGCAGGCACCAAAGCTGAGCTGgcccaggctgcagggctgtccTTGTCTCTTCAAGGGGCTCAGGGTGACAAGGGACCCAAGGGTGGAAACAGGacaggggatttggggttcctgccTGTCCCCATTGGGAAGAGAAGAGATGCACAGGGCTTTTTACTGTCTTCCATGGGCAGGACCCAAAGTATGGGGTAACCCAAGCCAACCTTCAACAACCCATCACTGGCACAGAGGCCCCAGATGAGACATGGGGCCTTGGAGGGGAGGTGGCCCCCTGCCAGTGCCCACCCCAAGCCACAACTAGGCATCTCTCCCTGAGAGCCTTGTGTGTTGTGTCTTGGGGCTGGGCACAGTGTGCCCCCTCCAGCAGGCAGAAGGTTCTGGCAGGGCAATTGACTGCCCTGcaagccccagcagcacagcaagggGTGAGCAGCTGACTGAACATCTCCCACCTCTTGccctcctccaggccctggcagtcAGTGACCACTACCCAGTCGAGGTGAAGCTGGCAGCCTGAGCTCTTCCTGCAGCCACAGACCAggatccagctccagctcccaccaCCAATCCCCACAAAGGCGTTCCACTCAGCCCCATCCACAAGTTGTGTGCATGGGCTGCCCCAGATCCTGGTCTGGAGAAGGATGGcagctggctgtgcccagacccCCAGCCCACCATGAACCAGAGCCTGGGGACAGGCCACCAGCCAGGACACTGCGACCAGAGACAAGCCATGAACAAAGCATCCATCTCCTACCTCATTGAAGATTTATTGACAAACCTCACTTCACGATTAACTGCTGGACAGGAGGGAGGACATCCAAGGACCGTCAGGCTCAGGCCACAGCGTGTTGAGACCATGTCCCTGTCCATTCCTTGGGGGGCTGGGtgggctctccctgcccttgGGGAAGGCAGCAGTGGTGTCAGGCACTCTACAGGCTCAAAGGGaaggggcagctgggcagccgTGGGAGCAGGTGGCACGTCACCgactgctggcactgcaggtgGCTTCGCTGTCAGACCAACAGCTACTGCAGCATTTCAGAGGGTGACTCAACCTCCCAGGGATCAGCTGGATCCTCagctcttcctcttcttcagcATCTCCATGTACATGCGAAGGGACTTCTGGATGGACTCTTTTGAGACAAAGCTGATGAAGTTCTTGATGTCTTCCTCCCGGTGAGCCACCAGGCGGTCCAGCACTGCCTTCCTCATCATGGTCTTGGTGAGCTGGCGGGCATGGTCTGCAGAGAGGACAGCAAGGGTGAGGAACACGCCCTGTTCTCACCCCTGACCAGCTCTCAATGCCACCAAATGCAGGTCTAATGGGACAGTTCACACTGCAAAGTACTCTTGAAAGTGGCACAGAAAGGGGTAAGAAAAATCCACCAGCTGGGAGCTGAACTGGATAAATTCTCATACAATAAATTATGGTTGTACTGCTCAATTGGGAAATGACTGATCTACTGACAAAGATGACAGAAAGCTGTGTACCTCCTTCTCTCTGCCCTCTAGAGCCCAATATCCACCTCCAATACATACCAGTAACCAAACAAAATTCCTTCTTATTTGAAACTGCTGTGGCTCTAAGATCCCCTGAACCAATTCACTCAATCCCTGCAAGACAGTCTGCTCCTGCCAACCATGCTGTACAAAAGCCAGCAACACTTCCCTTGAGCTCATCCCTGGGCCTGTGCCATTCCACACGGATATGtggatgctgctggagcagcaggggctggtggAGCTGACTAAGGCCTTGAGCACAAATCTGCTCACACCCTCACAGAGCCAGGTGCAGTGATGTGGCAGCACATCAGCTGCACAGATGTTTTATTCATGCACTTAGTGACAATGAAATGAGGACTGACCCCCTCCATCCACACACTGGGAACGCTGAATTGCTCCAGCACCTGGGTGCTGAAGCCACCTCCACCCAGACACAGTTCTGATTTAGGGGAAGGATCTTCACAGGACCCCCTGGAAGTCAGGAGAGGGCACAGCTGAGATATGCTCCCTGTTCTGGCAGGTGAGGTGTCACTCTAacaccaggagagcagggatgaGAGGTGACATGGGCTGGGACAGCTCAGACCTGTGGCGagccctttcccagcccagGAACCTCATGCTGCATGGAGCAGCCCAAACACACGatgcctgtgctgtgcctgtcCTCATCCCCACCCCCATCACTGCCTCCAGAGTGCCAAGAATTGATTCAGACCAcgaaagcagcctggcagccacccAGGAGCTCTCACCCAGCCTCTTCACTCAGCTTCATGGCAGCTTTCCTGGACTAACACCTCCACTCACAGACAGAGATTGGCTTTGTCTCTGGAGCTCAGACACCTCCAGACTGACTCAGCAGGGCTGACAGGATGAGCTGAGCTGGAGCCATGTGCCCTGAACATTAGTACAGTGTCCCTTTCCATTAGCCCAAGGCTGCTGGGACTGCTGGGCTGAGCTTTCCTACCTCCCAGCCAATCCAGACCTCCCCTTTCCATGGAAGCTGTTACACAGCTCCCAGACACCAGCCCTGGCATCTGTGCTTCCCACTCAGACCAGGTCCCCGCCTCTCCTGCCACAGGTTTACCAGGAAGGGCCAGCCACTGTGCCATGACAGCTGCAGCCTTCTCCATGAGCTTCTCCTCTGGCACCAGCTCGTCCACCAGGCCCAACTTGAGGGCCTCAGGTGCAGGGTGCagggagcccagctggaggGAGCGTTCAGCAATTCGGTGTCCCACAACATTCACAAACGTGTCCTTAAACCTGCAAGAGATGGGAGGGAAAGCCACGCTCAGGGGCAGCTCACCCAGACATCAAGAGCTGACAGCACCCTGGTCCCACTCCCCAGGCTCAGGGCTCTGAGAGCATCCTGGTCCCACTCCTCAGGTTCAGTCACTACGTGAAAATGTGTGAGAAGAGCCATTTTTTGCAGTATCCCAAGAGAGTTCCCCCTCCTCTGTAAGAAAACTGCTCTTTTTACTCTCAATGCCTGTGGGTACTCACTGGCTGTGACTGAAAGCTCCTTCCCAACAGTACATTTATACATTCCTAGGGCAAACAAGGGCCTATGTGTCAGTGTCTTAGTGCCCCCGTGCTTTCAGACATCTCCACACCACGGGATTTTGCAGGTACACTGTGTGTACCCAGAAAATGCCTACTCTCAGACTGAGCCATGAGATCCCCCAGCACTAGTTCTGGAGTTAATTGCAGAGCCAGAACTGAGGTCCTTGTTGGTGAAGGACGTGAGGACATTCTAGAGCCTGAAAGCTTCTCAGATACCTGCAGGACAGGACAGACATGAGGTGTCATCTCCTGCAGCTGTAAATACCTGATCCCTGACACACAAACCACACCGCCATGACCAGTTGAACTGACAAATTAACTCCTTGAAGATGAATTCTTTCTAGAGATTTACGCATGATACTAGAAGTGGGAGGCACTGGCCTACCAGAAGGGAGCCACAATGCCCAGCTGGGCTTCGTTCAGGCCGATGCTGAATTTGGGGTTCTCTGCCATGATCCTGTAGTCACAAGACAGGGCAACAAGGCAGCCCCCAGCCGGGCTGGACCCCTGGCAGAGAGAAGGACAGAGTGAGTCCAGGACATGGTTACAAAcaccccccagccctgctgatcACTCCAGAGCACAGAAGACACCAGGAAGACAGAGCAGATGTGCCCCAAGTTTCTGATCACCCGATTTGATTCCTAAAGATTTCTGATCTTTATCAGGGTTTCATAGAACCACAGGAGGGTTTGGGTAGGAAGGCACCTTAAAGCCCATTTCATTCCCAGccccctgctgcaggcagggacgtattccactagatcaggttgctcagaactccatccagcctggccttggacacttccagggatggagcagccacagcttctctgggcaacatgtTCTAGGGCCTCACCCCCCTCAGAGGGAAGATTTCCCTTCCATTTGTGACCATCTTTTCCATgtctcagtgctgctcagccctgcacaggatgCCTGAGAGAAAACCCAAGTGCCTTCAACGGGGGGCTGTGGACAGACACCACTgtgagctgccagggcagcaccgccctggaaaatgaaaacaagacaCCAAAAATGTAATGACCTGGCCATGGACACAGAGACTCCAGCAGCACTTCCCTGCTGGCCAAGAACCCCAGCTGGAGGAGCAAAACCTGctggaaaatgctgaaatgtaacccagcagtgcctgcagcttACACAGAGCCTGCAGCATCCCACGCTCCCACACCTTCCCACACCCCACAGAGCTGACAGACACGAGTTTTGTCTGAACACCCCGGCAAGATACATCCCTGGATGAATTTCGGCCTG
Protein-coding sequences here:
- the LOC110481455 gene encoding deoxyribonuclease-1-like, with amino-acid sequence MATSRLVLSLLVAALLLHVATTLKIGAFNIKAFGDTKMSNQTIANIITSVLSEYDIALVQEVRDADLSAVNDLMDQLNSAGKHPYSSLVSVPLGRASYKEQYLFIYRSDIVSVLGSYYYDDGCESCGSDTFSREPFIVKFSSPTTQVQEFVLVPLHSEPSHAAQEIDALYNVYTDVINKWGTNDMIFLGDFNADCSYVTSSQWPSIRLRSLHACEWLIPDSADTTVADTDCAYDRIVACGTALRQGTEPGSAAVNNFQQKFHLQMKDALAVSDHFPVEVTLKAH
- the LOC110481454 gene encoding deoxyribonuclease-1-like 2; translated protein: MGTVTLGLSLLAVALLCPATAMLRIGAFNIQAFGDTKMSNKEVAEIIINVLRRYDVVLVQEVRDSDLSAVTELMEQLNSASTSPYDYKISGPLGRENYKEMYLFIYRTDVVSVVDTYQYEDPQDVFSREPFILRVSAPSTKVKEFVLVPLHSAPHDAVAEIDALYDVYLAIINKWGTDNLMFLGDFNADCSYVQPGDWSSIRLRTSDIFKWLIPDSADTTVGKSDCAYDRIVVCGNKLKRSILSNSAGIYNFQRALQLDQEEALAVSDHYPVEVKLAA
- the ECI1 gene encoding enoyl-CoA delta isomerase 1, mitochondrial; protein product: MAAATLARRFGRSGVLPLCCRLPAWDRAARPPPGPAQPPGLPLAPCRSFSNNKIQVELDESSGVAMMKFKSPPVNSLSLEFLTEFSISLEKLENNKACRGVIITSALPKIFSSGLDITEMCGKSIEHYTEFWRAVQEMWLRLYGSNMVTVAAVNGSSPAGGCLVALSCDYRIMAENPKFSIGLNEAQLGIVAPFWFKDTFVNVVGHRIAERSLQLGSLHPAPEALKLGLVDELVPEEKLMEKAAAVMAQWLALPDHARQLTKTMMRKAVLDRLVAHREEDIKNFISFVSKESIQKSLRMYMEMLKKRKS